The genomic interval CGAGCGCGATTTGCTTCATCTGCACTCAAACACCACGGTACAAGGCGCTGGCTTGGTACTGCGCGCGCAAGCGGCGAATCGCCACCAGCAACACCGCGCTGGCAGGCAAGGCCACCAACACGCCCACAAAACCAAACAACTGGCCAAAGGCCATCAAAGCAAAAATCACATGCAAGGGGTGCAGGCCAATGCGTTCGCCCACCAAGCGAGGGGTGAGCACAAAGCTCTCGATGAGCTGACCTAAGCCGTACACCACCGCCACCATCAACAGCGCCTCGCTGGGCGCAAACTGAAGCACACCCGCCAGAATGGCCAAGGCCAAACCCACGCCATAACCCACATACGGCACAAACACCGCCAAGCCGGTGAACACGCCAATCGGGAACGCCAGCTCCAAACCAAAGGCCCACAAAGCAACGCTGTAGTACACCGCCAACAACGCCATGACCGACAACTGGCCGCGCAGGTATTGACCCAGCACTTCGTCGCATTCATTCACAAAGCTGTCGTAAGCATCGCGTGCGGGCATGGGCACCAAAGCCTCCACGTGGCGCACAAAGCGTTGCCAATCGACCAACAAATAAAACAGCACGACGGGAATCAACACCAAGTTACCCACCACCGCAAGAGCCACGCTGCCGCCAATGCGCAGCGAGGTCAGGGCTTGTTTGAAACCATCGTCAAATGAGGTGCTGAAGGTTTGCAGCACAAAGGCCTTGATGCTGGCACTGTCCAACATGACAGGAATGCCTTTGGCTTGCAGCCAAGGCGCAATGTCAGTTTGCAGGCGTTCGACCAATACTGGCAACTGGTCACGCATGCGTGGCAGCTCGTTGGCCAAGATAGGAATCAACAAGGTGAACAAAGCCACCAACAGCAACAAAAACAGCACTTCGACCAACACCACCGCCACCAAACGGGGTAAACGCCCGCCGCAGGCACGCTGCAGGCTGCGCACCAAAGGGCTCAACACATAAGCCAGCACGGCGGCCACCACAAA from Limnohabitans curvus carries:
- a CDS encoding AI-2E family transporter; translation: MQFTPAQQQALAWTGLSGVVALVLWLLGPVLMPFVVAAVLAYVLSPLVRSLQRACGGRLPRLVAVVLVEVLFLLLLVALFTLLIPILANELPRMRDQLPVLVERLQTDIAPWLQAKGIPVMLDSASIKAFVLQTFSTSFDDGFKQALTSLRIGGSVALAVVGNLVLIPVVLFYLLVDWQRFVRHVEALVPMPARDAYDSFVNECDEVLGQYLRGQLSVMALLAVYYSVALWAFGLELAFPIGVFTGLAVFVPYVGYGVGLALAILAGVLQFAPSEALLMVAVVYGLGQLIESFVLTPRLVGERIGLHPLHVIFALMAFGQLFGFVGVLVALPASAVLLVAIRRLRAQYQASALYRGV